In one Dunckerocampus dactyliophorus isolate RoL2022-P2 chromosome 9, RoL_Ddac_1.1, whole genome shotgun sequence genomic region, the following are encoded:
- the lrrfip1a gene encoding uncharacterized protein lrrfip1a isoform X7 has protein sequence MSNMSNMGSQGTGRKRSSNKDRSTAEDDALNLIAKEAEARLAAKRAARAEAREIRMRELERQQKEIFQVQKKYYGLNTKVDDRVDDKWGDIEQWMEDSERYSRPSQVHTLSDDDERLSVGSRGSVRSDLDSVYGAGGSSLVPHKKSKKKKKHKHKDKDRNGYDDEYGVVSSRSSRLSDDSRVSRSSRGDLLASYASSNLYSLNGLSSTRNTGSTGAYQSALYEDNHCSGSQRVTGSGSHSLEYSSFHRSNSRTSSRANSARASPVDNCGSVASYLRSAASSGGLPRDLDDVTIPDFSDVDDKDYLEKGSRAASALTATTLTSLGGSSSRRGSVDTAITVDAETAVREIKDALTEVEEKYRKAMVSNAQLDNEKNNLMYQVDTLKDSLMELEELLSESRREYEEKVKEFDREKHAHGVLQFQLAAMKETLKQSEELLNEIRQLRMKQDGFTREISDLQETVEWKDKKIGALERQKEYTDAIRIERDELREEVVKLKDILKKHGIVLGPDMSINGSAGETETEVSTSGDSAPQPAQDSSTFPAEGNSMLGSSVETQLRSSGKEEVDQEQHQDVFEEAQTSHFSSDRLSNTVHASLVESCSTQQSTEEQKMPLKDVNGGKSLEWQAEADELAVTKDCDELVLSSEFEENTDNGNEPQVNSDLEDRVATTKDIEDNSTTIFEEKPNKHKTIDESLSTKTHSYLQDVNHSESCSEEGHVRDLESCPPEDVINSEPCPQENVNNSVSCTQDIKDYESCPQENVNNSVSCTQDIKDYDSCPQEDVKDSESCPQENAKDSELCTREDVKDSASCTQEKYIKDSELCPQVENLKDSESESVPGVSNTELQCETENAEANNDDVEEIQIKAPLGGANAPLKKKKKKRRGKKKGGSLEERNQPKDNKEAARTYQESIQPEAVSKDDGSGTECSSEGRSFKHIKESSTDQVTKDIDQQHTAEQVEHIEASYFEQPNKSKMDQVSGEWNNEQHWKVEKEPGMDQVVKETDWQNADQADFAQLEHNETSNIQNPKESMMDLMLNADERNNEQNLEADKVKIEENISLTLQLSQTQSHHSADKQCLKQTWESVKVEVPEFSGADVLVDFVSSNTSTSLDGVDVLDDMATIDIVKTAPLEPDDHSESKNHLSVTMDSTAQCPEAPSKPSSATDSNSDMLIGLSDKGVLEKTSTSQKDEQPEAERVERSFSSENPNDGSVEKPKLSESKKENELLDLVKSENSSNDLDKVGTLVETQAEHFMERQTLLYEDQMDAAASDMEVQTQSSPEDAGHYISPLIVQRLSNEQLSSAGNLEEHKNGQSDRKSLTVQPLQESTAETNNISQPYEQDNEEQIEEDEEGQSFDFDDINTDVAVEIQTIEHSQQEEVEVGVDVLSDDNSDVLVQSSTNIEIVQENSQGKPMDGEVCADVATADKNLDVVALVQVEASSEKSVEEQEEKMQPQKMDAMDEQSFVAKDRQPSKAGEFGVLENTSEDQFHPQAASLPVEEALNVVEQLHEDLSATQVGGNRVTPPSGKDEKRNSKKGKSKGKDDCKMT, from the exons GAGGACAGTGAGAGATACTCACGCCCCTCACAGGTGCACACG CTTTCAGATGACGATGAGCGCTTGTCAGTGGGAAGCCGAGGCAGTGTCAGG TCGGATCTTGATTCAGTTTATGGGGCAGGG GGCTCATCTTTGGTCCCGCATAAGAAgtccaagaaaaagaagaaacataAGCATAAAGATAAAGAT AGGAACGGCTATGATGATGAGTACGGTGTCGTGTCCAGCAGG AGTTCAAGACTGAGTGACGATAGCAGGGTCTCACGTTCATCCAGGGGAGACCTGTTG GCATCTTATGCTTCCTCTAACTTGTACAGCCTCAATGGTCTGTCCTCCACCAGGAACACAGGTTCAACTGGTGCGTACCAG AGCGCCTTATATGAGGACAATCACTGCTCCGGGTCGCAGCGAGTCACTGGCTCTGGCTCCCAT TCTTTAGAATACAGTAGCTTCCACCGCTCCAACTCCAGAACCTCCAGCAGGGCCAATTCAGCCCGTGCCAGCCCAGTG GACAACTGTGGTTCTGTTGCCAGTTATTTAAGAAGCGCAGCCAGTAGCGGTGGCCTCCCCAGGGATCTGGACGATGTTACTATTCCTGATTTTTCTGAT GTAGATGACAAGGATTATCTTGAGAAA GGTTCCAGAGCAGCCTCTGCATTAACAGCAACAACTCTCACATCCCTCGGTGGATCTTCCTCACGGAGAGGAAGTGTAGACACTGCCATAACTGTGGATGCTGAGACTGCCGTGAGAGAAATAAAG GATGCATTGACAGAGGTGGAAGAGAAGTATCGTAAGGCAATGGTATCCAACGCCCAGCTGGACAATGAGAAGAACAACCTCATGTACCAGGTGGATACGCTGAAGGACTCTCTGATGGAACTAGAGGAACTCCTGTCTGAGTCCCGGCGGGAGTATGAGGAGAAGGTCAAG GAATTTGATCGAGAGAAGCATGCCCACGGTGTGCTTCAGTTCCAGTTGGCAGCCATgaaagaaacactgaaacaaagtGAGGAGCTGCTAAAT GAGATCCGTCAGTTGCGTATGAAACAAGACGGTTTTACTAGAGAGATATCTGACCTACAAGAAACAGTGGAGTGGAAGGATAAGAAAATTGGG GCTTTAGAGCGACAGAAAGAATACACTGACGCAATCCGAATTGAGCGAGATGAGCTCAGAGAAGAGGTTGTGAAGCTGAAAGATATTCTAAAG AAACATGGAATAGTACTGGGACCTGATATGAGCATCAACGGCAGTGCTGGTGAGACAGAAACAGAAGTCAGCACCAGTGGAGACTCTGCTCCCCAACCGGCTCAGGATTCGTCCACTTTCCCAGCAGAGGGGAACAGCATGCTCG GAAGCTCAGTGGAGACTCAGTTGAGAAGTAGTGGAAAGGAAGAGGTGGATCAAGAGCAGCATCAAGACGTGTTTGAGGAAGCCCAGACCAGTCATTTCAGCTCTGATAGGCTCTCTAATACTGTTCACGCATCTTTAGTAGAATCCTGTAGCACACAACAGTCCACAGAAGAACAGAAAATGCCACTCAAAGACGTCAATGGTGGCAAAAGTCTGGAATGGCAGGCTGAAGCTGATGAACTTGCAGTCACAAAAGACTGTGATGAACTAGTTCTCAGCTCTGAGTTCGAAGAAAACACAGATAATGGAAATGAGCCACAAGTCAACTCAGATTTAGAAGACAGAGTAGCAACAACCAAAGATATTGAAGACAACTCCACCACCATCTTTGAGGAgaagccaaacaaacacaaaaccatAGACGAAAGTCTTTcgacaaaaacacattcataTCTACAAGACGTCAACCATTCTGAATCATGTTCCGAAGAAGGACATGTAAGAGATTTAGAATCATGTCCCCCGGAAGATGTCATTAATTCAGAACCATGTCCCCAAGAAAATGTCAACAATTCAGTATCATGTACACAAGATATCAAAGATTATGAATCATGTCCCCAAGAAAATGTCAACAATTCAGTGTCATGTACACAAGATATCAAAGATTATGACTCATGTCCCCAAGAAGATGTCAAAGATTCAGAATCATGTCCCCAGGAAAATGCCAAAGATTCTGAATTATGTACACGAGAAGATGTCAAAGATTCAGCGTCATGTACCCAAGAGAAATATATAAAAGATTCTGAATTGTGTCCCCAGGTAGAAAATCTCAAAGACTCAGAGTCTGAGTCTGTCCCAGGTGTATCAAATACTGAACTTCAATGTGAAACTGAAAATGCTGAGGCAAACAATGATGACGTtgaagaaatacaaataaaggctCCACTTGGAGGTGCTAATGCTCCtctgaaaaagaagaaaaagaagaggagaGGCAAAAAGAAAGGAGGGTCCCTTGAGGAAAGAAATCAACCAAAGGACAATAAGGAAGCTGCTAGAACATATCAAGAAAGCATCCAACCAGAAGCAGTTTCAAAGGATGATGGGTCAGGCACCGAATGTAGTAGTGAAGGtcgcagttttaaacacattaaAGAATCATCCACAGATCAGGTTACCAAAGACATCGATCAGCAACATACTGCTGAACAAGTGGAACATATTGAAGCCTCATATTTTGAACAACCAAATAAATCAAAGATGGATCAAGTTAGTGGTGAATGGAATAATGAACAGCATTGGAAAGTAGAGAAGGAACCAGGTATGGATCAAGTTGTGAAAGAGACAGACTGGCAAAATGCTGATCAAGCAGATTTCGCACAATTAGAACACAACGAAACCTCAAATATTCAAAACCCTAAAGAGTCAATGATGGATCTAATGTTGAATGCAGATGAACGAAATAATGAGCAGAATTTGGAAGCAGATAAAGTAAAGATAGAAGAAAACATTTCTCTCACTTTGCAACTCAGTCAGACACAAAGTCACCACAGTGCAGACAAACAGTGCTTGAAACAAACTTGGGAATCTGTGAAAGTAGAGGTTCCAGAGTTCAGTGGAGCGGATGTTCTTGTTGACTTTGTTAGTAGCAACACCTCCACAAGCCTTGACGGAGTTGACGTTTTAGATGACATGGCAACTATAGATATTGTCAAAACTGCTCCTCTTGAGCCTGATGACCATTCTGAAAGTAAAAATCACTTGTCTGTGACTATGGACTCTACTGCCCAATGCCCAGAGGCACCATCTAAGCCGTCTTCTGCCACTGACTCCAACAGTGACATGCTCATTGGGTTGTCTGACAAAGGTGTGCTAGAGAAAACTTCTACAAGCCAAAAGGATGAACAGCCAGAAGCAGAACGCGTAGAAAGATCATTTTCCTCTGAAAATCCTAATGATGGGTCAGTCGAAAAACCAAAACTGTCTGAAAGTAAGAAGGAAAATGAATTGTTAGATTTAGTCAAGTCAGAGAACTCCTCAAATGACCTTGACAAAGTTGGGACCCTTGTGGAGACTCAGGCTGAACATTTTATGGAAAGGCAGACATTGCTGTATGAAGATCAGATGGATGCTGCTGCCTCAGACATGGAGGTGCAGACACAAAGTTCTCCAGAAGATGCAGGACATTACATAAGTCCCCTGATTGTGCAGCGGCTTAGCAATGAGCAATTATCCTCTGCAGGTAATCTTGAGGagcacaaaaatggccaaaGTGACCGAAAAAGTCTTACTGTGCAGCCACTGCAGGAATCCACAGCTGAGACCAATAACATAAGTCAACCGTACGAGCAGGACAATGAGGAGCAAATCGAAGAAGATGAGGAAGGGCAGTCCTTTGATTTTGATGACATAAACACAGATGTAGCTGTAGAAATACAGACCATTGAACATTCACAGCAGGAGGAAGTTGAGGTGGGTGTTGATGTCCTGTCAGATGACAACAGTGATGTGTTGGTGCAGAGTTCAACAAATATTGAAATAGTACAAGAAAATTCCCAAGGGAAGCCAATGGATGGTGAGGTGTGTGCAGATGTAGCTACAGCAGACAAAAACTTGGATGTGGTGGCTTTGGTTCAAGTGGAAGCTTCATCTGAAAAAAGTGTGGAAGAGCAGGAGGAAAAGATGCAGccacagaagatggatgcaaTGGATGAGCAAAGCTTTGTTGCAAAAGACAGACAACCTTCCAAAGCTGGGGAGTTTGGTGTTCTAGAAAACACAAGTGAAGACCAATTCCACCCTCAGGCAGCATCTTTACCAGTAGAAGAAGCGTTAAATGTTGTTGAACAACTGCATGAAGATTTAAGTGCAACCCAAGTGGGCGGCAACAGAGTGACACCTCCCTCCGGAAAAGATGAGAAGAGAAATAGCAAGAAAGGCAAAAGCAAGGGCAAAGATGACTGCAAGATGACTTAG
- the lrrfip1a gene encoding uncharacterized protein lrrfip1a isoform X3: MSNMSNMGSQGTGRKRSSNKDRSTAEDDALNLIAKEAEARLAAKRAARAEAREIRMRELERQQKEIFQVQKKYYGLNTKVDDRVDDKWGDIEQWMEDSERYSRPSQVHTLSDDDERLSVGSRGSVRGSSLVPHKKSKKKKKHKHKDKDRNGYDDEYGVVSSRSSRLSDDSRVSRSSRGDLLASYASSNLYSLNGLSSTRNTGSTGAYQSALYEDNHCSGSQRVTGSGSHSLEYSSFHRSNSRTSSRANSARASPVDNCGSVASYLRSAASSGGLPRDLDDVTIPDFSDVDDKDYLEKGSRAASALTATTLTSLGGSSSRRGSVDTAITVDAETAVREIKEIHELKDQIQDVESKYTQNLKEAKDALTEVEEKYRKAMVSNAQLDNEKNNLMYQVDTLKDSLMELEELLSESRREYEEKVKEFDREKHAHGVLQFQLAAMKETLKQSEELLNEIRQLRMKQDGFTREISDLQETVEWKDKKIGALERQKEYTDAIRIERDELREEVVKLKDILKKHGIVLGPDMSINGSAGETETEVSTSGDSAPQPAQDSSTFPAEGNSMLGSSVETQLRSSGKEEVDQEQHQDVFEEAQTSHFSSDRLSNTVHASLVESCSTQQSTEEQKMPLKDVNGGKSLEWQAEADELAVTKDCDELVLSSEFEENTDNGNEPQVNSDLEDRVATTKDIEDNSTTIFEEKPNKHKTIDESLSTKTHSYLQDVNHSESCSEEGHVRDLESCPPEDVINSEPCPQENVNNSVSCTQDIKDYESCPQENVNNSVSCTQDIKDYDSCPQEDVKDSESCPQENAKDSELCTREDVKDSASCTQEKYIKDSELCPQVENLKDSESESVPGVSNTELQCETENAEANNDDVEEIQIKAPLGGANAPLKKKKKKRRGKKKGGSLEERNQPKDNKEAARTYQESIQPEAVSKDDGSGTECSSEGRSFKHIKESSTDQVTKDIDQQHTAEQVEHIEASYFEQPNKSKMDQVSGEWNNEQHWKVEKEPGMDQVVKETDWQNADQADFAQLEHNETSNIQNPKESMMDLMLNADERNNEQNLEADKVKIEENISLTLQLSQTQSHHSADKQCLKQTWESVKVEVPEFSGADVLVDFVSSNTSTSLDGVDVLDDMATIDIVKTAPLEPDDHSESKNHLSVTMDSTAQCPEAPSKPSSATDSNSDMLIGLSDKGVLEKTSTSQKDEQPEAERVERSFSSENPNDGSVEKPKLSESKKENELLDLVKSENSSNDLDKVGTLVETQAEHFMERQTLLYEDQMDAAASDMEVQTQSSPEDAGHYISPLIVQRLSNEQLSSAGNLEEHKNGQSDRKSLTVQPLQESTAETNNISQPYEQDNEEQIEEDEEGQSFDFDDINTDVAVEIQTIEHSQQEEVEVGVDVLSDDNSDVLVQSSTNIEIVQENSQGKPMDGEVCADVATADKNLDVVALVQVEASSEKSVEEQEEKMQPQKMDAMDEQSFVAKDRQPSKAGEFGVLENTSEDQFHPQAASLPVEEALNVVEQLHEDLSATQVGGNRVTPPSGKDEKRNSKKGKSKGKDDCKMT; the protein is encoded by the exons GAGGACAGTGAGAGATACTCACGCCCCTCACAGGTGCACACG CTTTCAGATGACGATGAGCGCTTGTCAGTGGGAAGCCGAGGCAGTGTCAGG GGCTCATCTTTGGTCCCGCATAAGAAgtccaagaaaaagaagaaacataAGCATAAAGATAAAGAT AGGAACGGCTATGATGATGAGTACGGTGTCGTGTCCAGCAGG AGTTCAAGACTGAGTGACGATAGCAGGGTCTCACGTTCATCCAGGGGAGACCTGTTG GCATCTTATGCTTCCTCTAACTTGTACAGCCTCAATGGTCTGTCCTCCACCAGGAACACAGGTTCAACTGGTGCGTACCAG AGCGCCTTATATGAGGACAATCACTGCTCCGGGTCGCAGCGAGTCACTGGCTCTGGCTCCCAT TCTTTAGAATACAGTAGCTTCCACCGCTCCAACTCCAGAACCTCCAGCAGGGCCAATTCAGCCCGTGCCAGCCCAGTG GACAACTGTGGTTCTGTTGCCAGTTATTTAAGAAGCGCAGCCAGTAGCGGTGGCCTCCCCAGGGATCTGGACGATGTTACTATTCCTGATTTTTCTGAT GTAGATGACAAGGATTATCTTGAGAAA GGTTCCAGAGCAGCCTCTGCATTAACAGCAACAACTCTCACATCCCTCGGTGGATCTTCCTCACGGAGAGGAAGTGTAGACACTGCCATAACTGTGGATGCTGAGACTGCCGTGAGAGAAATAAAG GAAATTCATGAACTGAAGGATCAAATTCAAGATGTGGAATCCAAGTACACACAGAACCTAAAAGAAGCCAAG GATGCATTGACAGAGGTGGAAGAGAAGTATCGTAAGGCAATGGTATCCAACGCCCAGCTGGACAATGAGAAGAACAACCTCATGTACCAGGTGGATACGCTGAAGGACTCTCTGATGGAACTAGAGGAACTCCTGTCTGAGTCCCGGCGGGAGTATGAGGAGAAGGTCAAG GAATTTGATCGAGAGAAGCATGCCCACGGTGTGCTTCAGTTCCAGTTGGCAGCCATgaaagaaacactgaaacaaagtGAGGAGCTGCTAAAT GAGATCCGTCAGTTGCGTATGAAACAAGACGGTTTTACTAGAGAGATATCTGACCTACAAGAAACAGTGGAGTGGAAGGATAAGAAAATTGGG GCTTTAGAGCGACAGAAAGAATACACTGACGCAATCCGAATTGAGCGAGATGAGCTCAGAGAAGAGGTTGTGAAGCTGAAAGATATTCTAAAG AAACATGGAATAGTACTGGGACCTGATATGAGCATCAACGGCAGTGCTGGTGAGACAGAAACAGAAGTCAGCACCAGTGGAGACTCTGCTCCCCAACCGGCTCAGGATTCGTCCACTTTCCCAGCAGAGGGGAACAGCATGCTCG GAAGCTCAGTGGAGACTCAGTTGAGAAGTAGTGGAAAGGAAGAGGTGGATCAAGAGCAGCATCAAGACGTGTTTGAGGAAGCCCAGACCAGTCATTTCAGCTCTGATAGGCTCTCTAATACTGTTCACGCATCTTTAGTAGAATCCTGTAGCACACAACAGTCCACAGAAGAACAGAAAATGCCACTCAAAGACGTCAATGGTGGCAAAAGTCTGGAATGGCAGGCTGAAGCTGATGAACTTGCAGTCACAAAAGACTGTGATGAACTAGTTCTCAGCTCTGAGTTCGAAGAAAACACAGATAATGGAAATGAGCCACAAGTCAACTCAGATTTAGAAGACAGAGTAGCAACAACCAAAGATATTGAAGACAACTCCACCACCATCTTTGAGGAgaagccaaacaaacacaaaaccatAGACGAAAGTCTTTcgacaaaaacacattcataTCTACAAGACGTCAACCATTCTGAATCATGTTCCGAAGAAGGACATGTAAGAGATTTAGAATCATGTCCCCCGGAAGATGTCATTAATTCAGAACCATGTCCCCAAGAAAATGTCAACAATTCAGTATCATGTACACAAGATATCAAAGATTATGAATCATGTCCCCAAGAAAATGTCAACAATTCAGTGTCATGTACACAAGATATCAAAGATTATGACTCATGTCCCCAAGAAGATGTCAAAGATTCAGAATCATGTCCCCAGGAAAATGCCAAAGATTCTGAATTATGTACACGAGAAGATGTCAAAGATTCAGCGTCATGTACCCAAGAGAAATATATAAAAGATTCTGAATTGTGTCCCCAGGTAGAAAATCTCAAAGACTCAGAGTCTGAGTCTGTCCCAGGTGTATCAAATACTGAACTTCAATGTGAAACTGAAAATGCTGAGGCAAACAATGATGACGTtgaagaaatacaaataaaggctCCACTTGGAGGTGCTAATGCTCCtctgaaaaagaagaaaaagaagaggagaGGCAAAAAGAAAGGAGGGTCCCTTGAGGAAAGAAATCAACCAAAGGACAATAAGGAAGCTGCTAGAACATATCAAGAAAGCATCCAACCAGAAGCAGTTTCAAAGGATGATGGGTCAGGCACCGAATGTAGTAGTGAAGGtcgcagttttaaacacattaaAGAATCATCCACAGATCAGGTTACCAAAGACATCGATCAGCAACATACTGCTGAACAAGTGGAACATATTGAAGCCTCATATTTTGAACAACCAAATAAATCAAAGATGGATCAAGTTAGTGGTGAATGGAATAATGAACAGCATTGGAAAGTAGAGAAGGAACCAGGTATGGATCAAGTTGTGAAAGAGACAGACTGGCAAAATGCTGATCAAGCAGATTTCGCACAATTAGAACACAACGAAACCTCAAATATTCAAAACCCTAAAGAGTCAATGATGGATCTAATGTTGAATGCAGATGAACGAAATAATGAGCAGAATTTGGAAGCAGATAAAGTAAAGATAGAAGAAAACATTTCTCTCACTTTGCAACTCAGTCAGACACAAAGTCACCACAGTGCAGACAAACAGTGCTTGAAACAAACTTGGGAATCTGTGAAAGTAGAGGTTCCAGAGTTCAGTGGAGCGGATGTTCTTGTTGACTTTGTTAGTAGCAACACCTCCACAAGCCTTGACGGAGTTGACGTTTTAGATGACATGGCAACTATAGATATTGTCAAAACTGCTCCTCTTGAGCCTGATGACCATTCTGAAAGTAAAAATCACTTGTCTGTGACTATGGACTCTACTGCCCAATGCCCAGAGGCACCATCTAAGCCGTCTTCTGCCACTGACTCCAACAGTGACATGCTCATTGGGTTGTCTGACAAAGGTGTGCTAGAGAAAACTTCTACAAGCCAAAAGGATGAACAGCCAGAAGCAGAACGCGTAGAAAGATCATTTTCCTCTGAAAATCCTAATGATGGGTCAGTCGAAAAACCAAAACTGTCTGAAAGTAAGAAGGAAAATGAATTGTTAGATTTAGTCAAGTCAGAGAACTCCTCAAATGACCTTGACAAAGTTGGGACCCTTGTGGAGACTCAGGCTGAACATTTTATGGAAAGGCAGACATTGCTGTATGAAGATCAGATGGATGCTGCTGCCTCAGACATGGAGGTGCAGACACAAAGTTCTCCAGAAGATGCAGGACATTACATAAGTCCCCTGATTGTGCAGCGGCTTAGCAATGAGCAATTATCCTCTGCAGGTAATCTTGAGGagcacaaaaatggccaaaGTGACCGAAAAAGTCTTACTGTGCAGCCACTGCAGGAATCCACAGCTGAGACCAATAACATAAGTCAACCGTACGAGCAGGACAATGAGGAGCAAATCGAAGAAGATGAGGAAGGGCAGTCCTTTGATTTTGATGACATAAACACAGATGTAGCTGTAGAAATACAGACCATTGAACATTCACAGCAGGAGGAAGTTGAGGTGGGTGTTGATGTCCTGTCAGATGACAACAGTGATGTGTTGGTGCAGAGTTCAACAAATATTGAAATAGTACAAGAAAATTCCCAAGGGAAGCCAATGGATGGTGAGGTGTGTGCAGATGTAGCTACAGCAGACAAAAACTTGGATGTGGTGGCTTTGGTTCAAGTGGAAGCTTCATCTGAAAAAAGTGTGGAAGAGCAGGAGGAAAAGATGCAGccacagaagatggatgcaaTGGATGAGCAAAGCTTTGTTGCAAAAGACAGACAACCTTCCAAAGCTGGGGAGTTTGGTGTTCTAGAAAACACAAGTGAAGACCAATTCCACCCTCAGGCAGCATCTTTACCAGTAGAAGAAGCGTTAAATGTTGTTGAACAACTGCATGAAGATTTAAGTGCAACCCAAGTGGGCGGCAACAGAGTGACACCTCCCTCCGGAAAAGATGAGAAGAGAAATAGCAAGAAAGGCAAAAGCAAGGGCAAAGATGACTGCAAGATGACTTAG